One Castanea sativa cultivar Marrone di Chiusa Pesio chromosome 4, ASM4071231v1 DNA window includes the following coding sequences:
- the LOC142632526 gene encoding beta-galactosidase 6-like — MGWRWRLYWGLVVVIMMEVGGGHAKGGGVTYDGRSLIIDGKRKILFSGSIHYPRSTPQMWPSLIAKAKKGGLDVIQTYVFWNLHEPQPGQYDFKERYDLVRFIKKIQAQGMYVCLRIGPFIESEWNYGGFPFWLHDVPGIVYRSDNEPFKFYMQNFTTKIVNLMKSEGLYASQGGPIILSQIENEYQNIEAAFHEKGPPYVRWATKMAVGLKTGVPWVMCKQTDALDPVINTCNGLTCGETFQGPNSPNKPSLWTENWTSNYQVYGTKPYPRSAENIAFHVALFIARNGSYVNYYMYHGGTNFGRTSSAYIITAYYDQAPLDEYGLIRQPKWGHLKELHAVIKLCSTTLLHGVRRSFSLGEKQEAVVFEGKKEGCAAFLINNDTHNNAVVQFQNISFKLLPKSISILPDCKKMTFNTAQANIKHNNRIIIPVQTFDSSNQWKEFKDVIVNFKDTSLKSKRLLEQTSTTKDKSDYLWHTLRFQNNLPCTKPILHVESLAHVASAFLNNIYIGSANGKFRQGFSMDIPVMLNKGMNNISILSIMVGLQDSGAYLERKVTGLTTVEIQCNKKVLYDFQNYEWGYKVGLLGEALKIYKETKLGDAVWSKKRISTNQILTWYKIFFNAPKGNDPIALNMTSMGKGETWVNGQSIGRYWISFHDSEGKPSQIMYHMPRSFLKASGNLLVLLEEAGGNPLQISLNTVSITNA, encoded by the exons ATGGGGTGGAGGTGGAGACTGTATTGGGGACTTGTGGTGGTCATAATGATGGAAGTTGGTGGTGGCCATGCTAAAGGAGGAGGAGTCACATATGATGGAAGATCTCTCATCATCGATGGGAAGAGAAAAATTCTATTTTCGGGTTCAATTCACTATCCTCGTAGCACTCCTCAG ATGTGGCCATCTTTAATAGCTAAAGCCAAGAAAGGAGGATTGGACGTTATTCAAACCTATGTATTTTGGAACCTTCACGAACCCCAACCTGGTCAG TATGACTTCAAAGAAAGATACGATTTGGTGCGATTCATCAAGAAAATCCAGGCACAAGGGATGTACGTTTGCCTTAGGATTGGACCTTTCATTGAGAGTGAATGGAATTATGG GGGGTTTCCGTTTTGGTTACATGATGTTCCTGGCATTGTTTATCGATCAGACAATGAGCCGTTTAAG TTTTACATGCAAAATTTTACCACAAAAATAGTGAACTTGATGAAGTCAGAGGGTTTATATGCCTCGCAAGGAGGTCCCATCATTTTGTCACAG ATTGAGAATGAATATCAAAACATTGAAGCTGCATTCCACGAAAAAGGACCCCCTTATGTTCGTTGGGCAACTAAAATGGCGGTTGGACTCAAAACTGGTGTACCATGGGTGATGTGTAAGCAAACTGATGCTCTTGATCCAGTG ATTAATACATGCAATGGGTTGACATGTGGAGAAACTTTTCAAGGACCCAATTCACCAAACAAGCCATCACTATGGACAGAAAATTGGACATCTAA TTATCAAGTATATGGTACGAAGCCATACCCAAGGTCTGCAGAAAACATTGCATTTCATGTAGCACTTTTTATTGCAAGAAATGGAAGCTATGTAAATTATTACATG TACCATGGTGGAACAAATTTTGGGAGAACAAGCTCTGCATATATCATAACAGCCTATTATGATCAAGCTCCTCTTGATGAATATG gACTCATAAGGCAACCTAAGTGGGGCCATCTTAAGGAGTTGCACGCTGTAATTAAATTGTGCTCTACAACTTTACTGCATGGAGTACGAAGAAGTTTTTCTTTAGGTGAAAAGCAAGAG gcCGTTGTTTtcgaaggaaagaaagaaggttGTGCGGCATTTCTGATAAACAATGATACACATAATAATGCTGTTGtccaatttcaaaatatttcattcaaaTTGCTTCCAAAGTCGATCAGTATTCTTCCAGATTGTAAAAAAATGACTTTCAATACGGCACAG GCGAACATAAAGCATAATAACAGAATTATAATACCAGTACAAACTTTTGATTCATCTAATCAATGGAAAGAATTCAAAGATGTCATCGTGAACTTCAAAGATACATCACTAAAATCAAAGAGATTACTTGAGCAAACAAGTACAACCAAAGACAAATCTGATTATCTTTGGCATACTCTTAG ATTTCAAAACAATTTGCCTTGCACTAAACCAATACTGCATGTTGAATCTCTTGCACATGTTGCAAGTGCTTTTTTGAACAACATATACATAG GTTCTGCAAATGGAAAATTTAGGCAGGGCTTCTCGATGGATATTCCAGTTATGTTAAATAAGGGAATGAATAATATTTCTATACTCAGCATTATGGTTGGCCTACAG GATTCGGGAGCTTATCTTGAAAGAAAAGTAACTGGCTTAACAACAGTGGAAATTCAATGCAACAAAAAAGTGTTGTATGATTTTCAAAACTATGAATGGGGATATAAG GTTGGACTACTTGGAGAGGcattgaaaatatataaagaaacaaaattgggAGATGCAGTCTGGAGTAAAAAACGAATTTCTACCAATCAAATACTTACTTGGTACAAG ATATTTTTTAATGCACCAAAGGGAAATGACCCTATCGCCTTAAACATGACTTCAATGGGAAAAGGTGAAACTTGGGTTAACGGACAAAGCATTGGTCGCTATTGGATTTCTTTCCATGACTCCGAAGGCAAACCATCACAAATAAT GTATCATATGCCCAGATCATTCCTTAAAGCTTCAGGAAATCTTTTAGTTTTGCTTGAAGAAGCTGGTGGCAACCCTCTTCAGATTTCCTTAAATACCGTGTCAATCACCAATGCATag
- the LOC142632527 gene encoding beta-galactosidase 6-like has protein sequence MGWWLRLCWGLLVVIMLEGGHADGREVTYDGRSLIINGQRQILLSGSIHYPRSTPQMWPSLIAKAKEGGLDVIQTYVFWNLHEPNPGQYVFSGNYDLVQFIKEIQKQGLYVSLRIGPFIESEWNYGGFPFWLHDVPDIVYRSDNEPFKFYMQNFTTKIVNLMKSEGLYASQGGPIILSQIENEYQNIEPAFHEKGPPYVLWAAKMAVGLQTGVPWVMCKQQDAPDPVINACNGFRCGETFAGPNSPNKPSIWTENWTSNYQVYGKEPIIRSAEDIAFHVALFIARNGSFVNYYMYHGGTNFGRTSSSYVITAYYDQAPLDEYGLIRQPKWGHLKELHAAIKLCSTTLLQGTQTKFPLGTQQEAIFFEENTGGCSAFLINNDTNNNTIVQFRKTSFQLPPKSISILPDCKKVAFNTAMVNIKFNNRIMTPVQTFDSANCWKEFNDFIVNFRDTSLKSNGLLEQTSTTKDKSDYLWYTISFQPNSPCTNPILHVESSAHVAHAFLNNIFAGSANGRFRESFKLDIPIQLNNGMNNISILSVMVGLQDSGAFLERKVAGLTTVAIQCTEKVFDLTNNKWGYKVGLLGEDLKTYEEGNLGNVVWNNGISPNQRFTWYKTLFDAPMGNDPLALNLSSMGKGETWVNGQSIGRYWSSYHDEKGNPSQIMYHVPRSFLKPSGNLLVLLEETVGNPLQISLNTVSITNV, from the exons ATGGGGTGGTGGTTGAGGCTGTGTTGGGGTCTTTTGGTGGTCATAATGCTGGAAGGTGGCCATGCTGATGGAAGAGAAGTCACATACGATGGAAGATCTCTCATCATTAATGGGCAGAGACAAATTCTTCTTTCGGGTTCAATTCACTATCCTCGTAGCACTCCTCAG ATGTGGCCATCTTTGATAGCTAAAGCCAAGGAAGGAGGATTGGATGTTATACAAACCTATGTGTTTTGGAACCTTCACGAACCCAATCCTGGTCAA TATGTTTTCAGTGGAAATTATGATCTGGTGCAATTCATCAAGGAAATCCAGAAGCAAGGGTTGTATGTTTCCCTTAGGATTGGACCTTTCATTGAAAGTGAATGGAATTATGG AGGGTTTCCATTTTGGTTGCATGACGTCCCTGACATCGTTTATCGATCAGACAATGAGCCATTTAAG TTCTATATGCAAAATTTTACCACAAAAATAGTGAACTTGATGAAGTCAGAGGGTTTATATGCCTCACAAGGAGGTCCCATCATTCTGTCACAG ATTGAGAATGAATATCAAAACATTGAACCAGCATTCCACGAAAAAGGACCACCTTATGTTCTTTGGGCAGCTAAAATGGCAGTTGGGCTCCAAACAGGTGTGCCATGGGTCATGTGCAAGCAACAGGATGCTCCTGATCCAGTG ATTAATGCATGCAACGGGTTCAGATGTGGAGAAACTTTTGCAGGACCCAATTCACCAAACAAGCCATCAATATGGACAGAAAATTGGACATCTAA ctaTCAAGTATATGGTAAGGAGCCAATCATAAGGTCTGCCGAAGACATTGCATTTCATGTAGCACTTTTTATTGCAAGAAATGGAAgctttgtaaattattacatg TACCATGGTGGAACAAATTTTGGGAGAACAAGCTCTTCATATGTCATAACAGCTTATTATGATCAAGCTCCTCTTGATGAATATG gACTAATTAGGCAACCAAAGTGGGGGCATCTTAAGGAGTTGCATGCTGCAATTAAATTGTGCTCTACAACTTTGCTACAAGGAACACAAACAAAATTTCCTTTAGGTACACAGCAAGAG GCCATTTTTTTCGAAGAAAATACTGGAGGCTGTTCGGCATTTCTAATAAACAATGatacaaataataatactaTTGTCCAATTTCGAAAAACTTCATTCCAATTGCCTCCAAAGTCGATCAGTATTCTACCAGACTGTAAAAAAGTAGCTTTCAATACGGCAATG GTGAACATAAAGTTTAATAACAGGATCATGACACCAGTACAAACTTTTGATTCAGCTAATTGCTGGAAAGAATTCAACGATTTCATCGTCAACTTCAGAGATACATCACTAAAATCAAATGGATTGCTTGAGCAAACAAGTACAACCAAAGACAAATCGGATTATCTTTGGTATACTATTAG CTTTCAACCCAATTCGCCTTGCACTAATCCAATACTTCATGTTGAATCTAGTGCACATGTTGCCCATGCATTTTTGAACAACATATTCGCAG GCTCTGCAAATGGAAGATTTAGGGAGAGCTTCAAGTTGGATATTCCAATACAGTTAAATAATGGAATGAATAATATTTCTATACTCAGCGTTATGGTTGGGCTACAG GATTCTGGAGCTTTTCTTGAAAGAAAAGTGGCTGGCTTAACAACAGTGGCAATCCAATGCACCGAAAAAGTGTTTGATTTAACTAACAATAAATGGGGATATAAG GTTGGACTACTTGGAGAGGACTTGAAAACATATGAAGAAGGAAATTTGGGAAATGTAGTGTGGAATAATGGAATTTCCCCCAATCAAAGATTTACTTGGTACAAG ACGCTTTTCGATGCACCTATGGGAAATGACCCTTTAGCCTTAAACCTTAGTTCGATGGGCAAAGGTGAAACCTGGGTTAATGGACAAAGCATCGGTCGCTATTGGAGTTCTTACCATGACGAAAAAGGCAATCCATCACAAATAAT GTATCATGTGCCCCGATCGTTCCTCAAACCTTCTGGAAATCTTTTAGTTTTGCTTGAAGAAACTGTTGGCAATCCTCTTCAGATTTCCTTAAACACCGTGTCAATCACGAATGTATAG